The Mugil cephalus isolate CIBA_MC_2020 chromosome 21, CIBA_Mcephalus_1.1, whole genome shotgun sequence genome includes the window GATGATGCAGTTATTTTCAGCCTCCTGCAGGACACAGACCTGTGATGGACAATTTCACTGAAAAGTGCAATAATTCGCGCTTGCGGCTAAATGTCAGTAAAACTAAAGAAATGCTGAtcaatttttgaaaaaataaaaaaatacacctttCATTAATGGTACAGCTGTGGTGACTGTAAGTCAGTATAAGTATTTGGCTCCAACTGACTTTTCAGGCCAATATGGATGATATCTGCACCGATCTGCACAGAAGCAAAACAGAGACGGTTCTTTGAGGAAGCTGATGGATTTTAAAGTTGACaaatcacttttaaaaatgtttaatgttattaAGTCAATCCTGACTTTTGCAGTGATTTGCTGATACTGCAACCATAGCATCACTAATAAAATTCAGCTGGGGAGCATTGACAGACActtcactatatatatattatatatatatatatatatatatatatatatatatatatatatatatatatatatatatatatatatatacataaaggaaatattaaaaaaatctttgttctacttaaaagtcagaaattaatcaaagtTCTGGTATTAATGATTgggactgaagtggattaaaatatttatgttaaataaagtataaataaatatgaatatgctattttttaggattttttcAAGATGACACTTTGTGCCTTAATGATAAGAACTATATATTTATACCACAGATGTAACATGAACAGTGTTTTGTCTCTACACACTCAGACTGGACCAATACACCCATCTAGGCCAGGGGTGTCAAACGTACGGCCCGGGGGCCAAAGCCAGCCCCAGAGGATCTAATGGGACTAGAAGACATGTATTCCTGATGAGCTGAAGATGTAACACTGAGACAAGAACTAGAACTAGACAATGagaagaaattttttttttttttatcacaaagTCCCAGGTTGTTGATAAAATGTTTAGTAAAATGATGATTAATAAAGTTCTCTTTCATCTACGCTCTAAAACAAAGGGAGTTATTCTTCTGTTACTGGTCGGACCCCTGGAGCTCAGATCTGGCCCCAGAACTAATTAATGTTCCATGGAGACACTGATAcgagaaacaaaacagaaacaagaaccAGGAAAaacctggaaaaagaaaaaaactgacaaaataacaaatgattACATTTATTACACAAACTTTAGTTCAACATGAATCAAAGTCAGTCACAAAGATttaacataaatatttaaataataaatgacgGCCCAATCATAAATTTACTTGTACCATtcgtatttttatattttctgattaTTGTCGGTTGTTGTGTCAGTTTGGTGATTTGTTTTGGTGGTTCCTGTTTGTAGCACACCAATTGTACTCCTCAAGTTCCATTGTTGCTCTGCTACACTGACAATAAAGCTCTTTACCTCGATCTAATCAGAGGAAGGACAAGGTTCAACAGAGCAATATATGGAGTTGGTTTTCACTGGCGATGGTCCCTGGGTGTTGATCATGTCCTCTTATCTCACCTATCCTAGTGGAGCTGTGCAGTAGTGGTTAGAGGTACAACTGTACTACTGCACGGacgaatggatgggtcaaacaacaggaacatagaaagggaggtggaaaaaggcatggaaagccaagacaccaccTGAAATCTATTAGTGGTCAGAAAGCCGTCCTGCTCCTTGTCAGTGCAAAGGAATATCAACTGGTTccgtccaaactgatggcctgtAAAAAGATGTGTCATTatcaaggtgtcacacaaggaacatctcatgatgggtaaaagcaaagaacctTACTGTTGCAAAACactctgatggcattggttCCAGAACGATTTCTAAACTTCGGAACGTTCCAGTGAGCTCTGTTGGGGCCATAATTAGGAAGAACGtcattcgaccataaaccggccacgaccaggtgctccttgcaagatttctgacagaggagtgaaacgaaatatcagaagagttgtccaagagccaaggaccactagtggagagcttcagaaagacctggaattagcaggtacaatagcttcaaagaaaacaataagcagtGCACTTAACATCCAGGGCCTGAATGCACACTCACCACACGAGACTCCATTTCTggagaaaaagcatgttgaagctcgtttaaagtttgctgtacaccagaatgaagatgaaatgagggtggacatttcggcaagacaatgatcccaaacacagagtcaaggaaactctcaactggtttcagagaaagaaaataaaaacaaattttgttggtgtttttttttttttggtttgctttttgcactgaaaaggagaagctctccaatcttgTTGTACACTTTATAAttacaataaagggcattctcatctcatcttctactaccatttATCCTCATTAaggttgcaggggttgctggagcctatcccagctgtcagcaTTCTAATCTATTGTAGCGTGATCCAGGCAATGAGACATTTCCAGATTTCTCTGGTCAGATTCTCACCTGTTGAACTAACTGACTTTCAGACACTTTCCACCTTCGTGGGTTGAGAAGAAGCTGCTGATTCTCCCTCATAAGTCCGTGATAAGTtctaaaaacacatcaagatgtaTTATATTTTCCAATATATGCTACATATTTTTTATGGCGAGCTAGCCAGGAGGATCTGTTACAGTATTGAAATCACACATTTGGTCAATAATACATaatcatttttaacaaatatgGTATTAAAATGGCAAATGCAGTGGTGGTTGAAGGTATAGCACAGTCAGCAACTGGTGAAGTCCTCGAGTTCTTGAAACAATATGGGTCCATTGACAAGAGTGAAACGATTATGGAGTCAGACTCTATATTTGATCAAACACTTGTTGTTGACACAGCTCTGGTGCAGGAGTAGCTGTGTTGCAGCCCATTCTACCATACTCTTACTGTTCTAGTGATACAGAAGTAGTGTATGAAATCTAAGGAGAGTTCTGCAACAAATTCTTACATTTCAGAGCTAGAAAACCTTGCAAAActtacttagacttagacagactttaatgatccacaggggaaaatAATTGATCATAGAAGCTTAATTGACACATAAAGTTGAGCTGTTACACAGCTGAatagaataaggaataaaggaagTTCTATAGAGTTCACtatggcagcagagctgaatcattctgctggagaatgagctcctctgaccctctagtGTTCGGTGTAGTtaatgggatggattgtccataatggagagcagtatatccaatgtcctcctgtccctcactgagacaaatgactccaactccctaccgatcacatgtccagcatttcggatcaatttgtcttttttgctggtactacttccccaacaaaccacaacaaagaacagggcacttgctacaacagactggtagaaagacatTGAAAGACCTTACTCAGTGCAAAGGGTTTTATTAGTTGGTAGCATAAACAGGTAAAACTCTTGAGTTTCACAGGAAATATTGATGGATGTTTAAGGAATTTCCCACAAGTATCAGTGCCAAATTACAGTATATCAGGATTTCTGATCTGATCATTTCTAATAGTGTCCTGTCACACCCTGTCTTACTGTGCTTATTATAGAGAAAATAACTACTTTACAAACATCAACATGAtgacatcaataattaaccacatggTGAATCATTTTTAATGACACACATTCTACATATATTCAGTAATTTAATGAGTTGgttgtttagatttatttatttcatatttacaagctacaaggacagaagacagaatattttcaaatgtgtttagtCTCAGAATGTTTAGATCTTAAATATAAGTGTGTTTACACCAGTGCTTATAGATGGTTACttgttctgattctgatcactCATTATAGATGTTAATACCTGATCTGGACATAGGCTCAGACAGTGCATTTGTACAACTGTATCTTTATACATCATTGTACAGTTGATATagacatttatattttgtgtgaagCTCTTTCAGTTACCAcagcattaaattaaatgttttgatatGCGAGATGTATTCTGGCTTGATATCACGATATACTGTGATTCACCTAAGAAAAACATCTCCATAACATTTAAACctcagagctggagctgctgtcaCTTCAAAGACTCTCCTTcctacagagaacacagagacactgaggaaccaggagacaaaaagacaaatccAGGATAGAGAGGTtgagtgaatgtggtgttgaaggtgtggaggtggatcagtttgttagaggagactctgtagaaggacagagttcCAGCAGGACAGTCCACATACACTGAGACTCTGTTAGAGACAGAGGACGACGAGATGGATGTTGGTCTGTTATTGTGCCAGACACAGTAACCATGTCCAGAGCAGAACAGACTCCAGGACTGATCATTCTGTCCAAACCAGTTGTCATCCATGTCTCCTTTCCTTCTGATTACTCTGTAACTCACTGATATATAAACGTCTCCTCTCCACtcaacctcccagtaacatcgaccagtcacaacatttctacacaGCAGCTGATTCCAGTAGttaaatctgtctggatgatcaggatatGGCTGATTCTGTTTCAAACGTGTcaccttcctgttgttgtcagaCAGTTTGAGGAATCTATTCACTGAGTTTGTGTCGACTTCAAGTTCACAGaaatctgatggagagaaaaagacacaacacagctgcagtttatcatgtgacacatctgatggatttatt containing:
- the LOC124998903 gene encoding neoverrucotoxin subunit beta-like; this translates as MNNRSVSKERINPSDVSHDKLQLCCVFFSPSDFCELEVDTNSVNRFLKLSDNNRKVTRLKQNQPYPDHPDRFNYWNQLLCRNVVTGRCYWEVEWRGDVYISVSYRVIRRKGDMDDNWFGQNDQSWSLFCSGHGYCVWHNNRPTSISSSSVSNRVSVYVDCPAGTLSFYRVSSNKLIHLHTFNTTFTQPLYPGFVFLSPGSSVSLCSL